From Mycolicibacterium nivoides, a single genomic window includes:
- a CDS encoding alpha/beta hydrolase: MTAVWWAGGAGRFLAAVLLGATAVVCPVAQAAPESGPEWGSCASWVQNPAAIPTAQCSTVPVPLDWNSPDPQGAQAQLAVIRIPATGDRIGALFINPGGPGASAVDTVAGMGAALAGSPLTDHFDLVGFDPRGVGHSTPELRCRTDAEIDAYRREPLTDYSQAGVAHIEDVYRQFAQQCLDRMGAPFLANVGTASAVRDMDAVRAALGEDQINYLGFSYGTELGGAYAEQFGDRVRTMVLDGAIDPSLDPVTKNIRQLAGFQRAFDTYAADCAQSADCPLGTDPAQFVGRFKGLVDPLTTTPATTSDPRGLGYADAITGTGNALYSARYWPYLTSGLLGLTRGTDAGDLLLLADDYWRRDENGHYKNMQDAFTAIRCVDTPFPTDPAVWADADQRIRAEAPFMAYGEFTGYAPRDICALWPVPATSAPHPVTGPGPGKVVVVSTTGDPATPYQAGVDLARQMGASLISFRGTQHTVVFNGDACVDTAVLGFFVNGTSPGDLSC, translated from the coding sequence ATGACTGCCGTGTGGTGGGCGGGCGGGGCGGGACGATTTTTGGCGGCGGTGCTGCTCGGTGCCACCGCCGTGGTCTGCCCGGTCGCGCAGGCTGCTCCGGAATCGGGGCCGGAATGGGGGAGTTGCGCCAGCTGGGTGCAGAATCCGGCCGCGATCCCGACCGCACAATGCAGCACCGTCCCGGTACCGCTGGACTGGAATTCCCCGGATCCTCAAGGCGCGCAAGCGCAATTGGCGGTCATCCGGATACCGGCCACCGGTGACCGGATCGGCGCCTTGTTCATCAACCCCGGCGGCCCAGGCGCCTCGGCGGTGGACACGGTCGCCGGCATGGGCGCCGCGCTGGCCGGCTCACCACTCACCGACCATTTCGATCTCGTCGGCTTCGACCCGCGCGGTGTCGGGCATTCCACCCCGGAGCTGCGTTGCCGCACCGACGCCGAGATCGACGCCTATCGCCGCGAGCCGCTGACCGACTACAGCCAGGCCGGGGTGGCCCACATCGAAGACGTCTACCGTCAGTTCGCCCAGCAGTGCCTGGACCGCATGGGCGCACCGTTCCTGGCCAACGTGGGCACCGCCTCGGCGGTGCGGGACATGGATGCGGTGCGGGCCGCGCTGGGGGAAGACCAGATCAACTATCTGGGCTTCTCCTACGGCACCGAACTCGGCGGCGCGTACGCCGAACAGTTCGGCGACCGGGTGCGCACCATGGTGCTCGACGGGGCGATCGACCCCAGCCTGGATCCCGTCACCAAGAACATCCGCCAGCTCGCCGGCTTCCAGAGGGCTTTCGACACCTACGCCGCGGACTGCGCGCAATCGGCAGACTGCCCGCTGGGCACCGATCCGGCGCAGTTCGTCGGCCGGTTCAAGGGACTGGTGGATCCGCTGACGACGACGCCGGCCACCACCTCGGACCCGCGCGGACTCGGCTACGCCGACGCGATCACCGGTACCGGCAACGCCCTCTACTCGGCGCGGTACTGGCCCTACCTGACCAGCGGGCTGCTCGGGTTGACGCGCGGCACCGACGCCGGTGACCTGCTGCTGCTCGCCGACGACTACTGGCGCCGCGACGAAAACGGTCACTACAAGAACATGCAGGACGCCTTCACCGCGATCCGCTGCGTCGACACGCCGTTCCCGACCGACCCGGCGGTGTGGGCCGACGCGGATCAGCGAATCCGCGCCGAGGCACCGTTCATGGCCTACGGCGAGTTCACCGGATACGCGCCCCGCGACATCTGCGCCCTGTGGCCGGTTCCCGCGACCTCTGCGCCGCACCCGGTCACCGGGCCCGGACCGGGCAAGGTCGTGGTGGTGTCCACCACCGGAGACCCCGCCACGCCGTATCAGGCCGGCGTGGACTTGGCCCGGCAAATGGGCGCGTCCCTGATCTCCTTCCGCGGCACCCAACACACCGTGGTGTTCAACGGGGACGCCTGCGTGGACACCGCCGTGCTGGGTTTCTTCGTCAACGGAACCTCCCCGGGCGACCTCTCCTGCTAA
- the glnA gene encoding type I glutamate--ammonia ligase: MDRQKEFVLRTLEERDIRFVRLWFTDVLGYLKSVAIAPAELEGAFEEGIGFDGSSIEGFARVSESDTVARPDPSTFQVLPWTTSAGKHYSARMFCDITMPDGSPSWADSRHVLRRQLAKASDLGFTCYVHPEIEFFLLQPGPDDGSVPVPADNSGYFDQAVHDSAPNFRRHAIEALEQMGISVEFSHHEGAPGQQEIDLRYADALSMADNVMTFRYLVKEVALADGVRASFMPKPFGEHPGSAMHTHMSLFEGDTNAFHSPDDPLQLSDVAKSFIAGILEHASEISAVTNQWVNSYKRLVHGGEAPTAASWGAANRSALVRVPMYTPRKASSRRVEVRSPDSACNPYLTFAVLLAAGLRGVEKGYVLGPQAEDNVWSLTPEERRAMGYRELPSSLGNALEAMENSELVAEALGEHVFDYFLRNKRAEWENYRSHVTPYELKNYLSL, from the coding sequence ATGGACCGCCAGAAGGAATTCGTGCTGCGCACCCTGGAGGAACGCGATATCCGGTTCGTTCGGTTGTGGTTCACCGACGTCCTCGGCTACCTCAAATCGGTAGCGATCGCCCCCGCCGAGCTCGAAGGCGCCTTCGAGGAGGGCATCGGTTTCGACGGCTCTTCGATCGAGGGCTTCGCCCGCGTCTCGGAATCCGACACCGTCGCCCGGCCTGACCCGTCCACCTTCCAGGTGCTGCCCTGGACCACCAGCGCGGGCAAGCACTACTCGGCCCGCATGTTCTGCGACATCACCATGCCGGACGGCTCACCGTCGTGGGCCGACTCCCGGCACGTGCTGCGCCGCCAGCTGGCCAAGGCCAGCGACCTGGGCTTCACCTGCTACGTGCACCCCGAGATCGAGTTCTTCCTGCTGCAGCCCGGCCCGGACGACGGGTCGGTGCCCGTGCCTGCCGACAACAGCGGCTATTTCGACCAGGCCGTGCACGATTCGGCCCCGAATTTCCGCCGCCACGCCATCGAGGCGCTGGAGCAGATGGGCATCTCGGTGGAGTTCAGCCACCACGAGGGCGCGCCCGGCCAGCAGGAGATCGACCTGCGCTACGCCGACGCGCTGTCGATGGCCGACAACGTGATGACCTTCCGGTATCTGGTCAAGGAGGTCGCCCTGGCCGACGGCGTGCGGGCGTCGTTCATGCCCAAGCCGTTCGGCGAGCACCCCGGCTCGGCCATGCACACGCACATGAGCCTGTTCGAGGGCGACACCAACGCCTTCCACAGCCCCGACGACCCGCTGCAGCTGTCCGATGTGGCCAAGTCCTTCATCGCGGGCATCCTGGAGCACGCCAGCGAGATCAGTGCGGTCACCAACCAGTGGGTGAACTCCTACAAGCGTCTGGTGCACGGCGGCGAGGCACCCACCGCCGCCTCGTGGGGCGCGGCCAACCGCTCGGCGCTGGTGCGGGTCCCGATGTACACCCCGCGCAAGGCGTCGTCGCGGCGCGTCGAGGTCCGCAGCCCCGACTCGGCATGCAACCCGTACCTGACCTTCGCGGTCCTGCTGGCCGCCGGTCTGCGCGGCGTCGAGAAGGGCTATGTCCTCGGCCCGCAGGCCGAGGACAACGTGTGGAGCCTGACGCCCGAGGAGCGGCGCGCCATGGGCTACCGCGAGCTGCCGTCCAGCCTGGGCAACGCGCTGGAAGCCATGGAGAACTCCGAGCTCGTGGCGGAAGCGTTGGGGGAGCACGTATTCGACTACTTCCTGCGCAACAAGCGCGCGGAGTGGGAGAACTACCGCAGCCACGTCACGCCCTACGAGCTGAAGAACTACCTGTCGCTCTGA